One region of Primulina tabacum isolate GXHZ01 chromosome 1, ASM2559414v2, whole genome shotgun sequence genomic DNA includes:
- the LOC142507257 gene encoding uncharacterized protein LOC142507257: MSNELQRRFEEAVNASDIHLHLKELYGVQTRSERHATVKELKNTCLRDGTLVHEHGVRMIGLIEKLVGIDFVIPSELSIDILLLSLPLSFDIFVVNFNMNKLEATLKELVNMLTTYEATIKKEKHVLLVGSSSGMKNGAQNNGKKRSAPQNKNKPNKKLYRKPTLGPYCNKPGH; the protein is encoded by the coding sequence ATGTCGAATGAACTTCAAAGAAGGTTCGAGGAGGCGGTGAATGCTTCTGACATTCACCTTCATCTAAAAGAATTGTATGGTGTACAAACTCGCTCAGAGAGACATGCTACTGTTAAGGAACTCAAGAATACATGTCTGCGAGATGGGACtttggtccatgagcatggtgttaggatgattgggctcattGAGAAGTTAGTGGGAATCGACTTcgttattcctagtgagctctCAATTGATATTCTCTTGCTGTCATTGCCCCTCTCATTCGACATATTTGTGGTTAATTTTAACATGAACAAGCTTGAGGCCACCCTCAAAGAGCTGGTCAATATGCTTACTACTTATGAGGCCACAATCAAGAAAGAAAAGCATGTTCTTCTAGTGGGCTCATCGTCCGGTATGAAAAATGGAGCCCAAAATAATGGCAAGAAACGTTCTGCCCCACAAAATAAGAACAAGCCCAACAAAAAGCTATACAGGAAACCCACTCTGGGGCCCTATTGCAACAAGCCTGGACATTGA